The window AGTTTTGTTAATGCAGACCTAACAAAAAATAAAACCTATGTTTTTGATGCTTATTTACCTAAAGAGCGTGTGGTGAATTTCCGTCAAACCTATGAAGGTGTGGTTATAAATTCTAATAAAAATGCCCTGATTCAGTTTGAAGTTGAAGATGACGGGAATATTTATAGACTTAGCCAAACAGCCTTTACAGATTTTAAAAAAGAAAATACGACAAATATAGCTTCTTATTCGCAGGTAATAAATAAGTTATACCACGAAAATCTTATCCCAAGGGATAGTGAAGTTAAGGCTACTATAGGGTATTATACCTATATTTCAAATGTAGAAAATCAAGTTTTAATACCGTCGTGGAAAGTAACCATAAGCGTAAAAAATAAAAATATCGAAAAAATATATTATGTTGATGCTATTAATATCAAGATATTAGATAAGAATGAATAAATATTTTTACAAAAAATATACTTGGTTAGAAGATAAGAAAATTTTTAATGTAAAAAATATAATAAAATATTTATATAAATAAAAAAAGACAGCCGTAAAGTTGTATTTTTTATTATTTAAACTTTTTAAATTTTTTATCAATGAGCTTTACAAAGATAATAAAAACTCTCAGAAATAATTTCTGAGAGTTTTTTAGTGTTCGCTGTTACCTTTTAAACTTAGCAACTCTTGTATTTGATTTAAAGAATATTCTAGCTGGTCTCGTTTTACATATAAAGAGCTGTATTCTCTTGTATCAATAATGCCAGCCTCTTTTAATATATTTGTTTGATAAGTTATTGCGGGGGGTGATACCTGGAAAAATTTACTTAGTTTTTTATTAGTATTTAAACCAAAACTAATCATTCTTAAAATATCTAATCTTGTATCATCAGATAGAGCCTTTAAAACTTTTTTACTAATTACTTCAGCTTTTTTCATTTTTTTAGCATAAAAAATTGAATCAAGACCTATGCAATAGATGGGTTTATTGTGGGTGTTGTTAAAAGTTGTATCACCTTCATTAGGTTTAGTAATAATGTTGATACGGTTAGCTCCAAACATCAGGGGAGCTACCTCTATTTCATTGCCACATCTTTCTGCTTCTTCTAAGGAAATTCTTTTTATATCCTTATATTCTCTTTGCAGGGCTGATAATTTTTCACTTCCTAAAAAGTTGATACTAGCCTTATAAATTTCTGCCTTATCCATAGCTAAAACTTTTTCTAATTTTTTACTGAACAAGTCTTCAGCTTTTGTGAAATAATTTAAGTAAATTGGATATATAGTTTCAAAAACTTTAAGGGTGTTAGCTATAAATTGGCTAGGATTTTCATATATTTGCAATAGATAGTATTTTACTTGACCACTTTCTTGTAGATTTTTTATAGCTTTTACAGTTTCAGCGTCATTACAAGCTGTTGAACCTATTAACATTTTTAATGTAAATTTTATTTCTTCATCAGTCAATGTTTTTATGGTAGCTAAAAATTCAGCTACATTTTCTATATTTTGTTTTTTGTATAGACTTCTATAAGTCATTTGTAACATGGGATAAAAAGGTGAACAGAATACATTATTAAAATCTAAAATGTGGGAACTAATTTCATTATATAGAGCCTTATATAGTGTGTAAAATTCAATAGTATCTATTTTATTTTGTTTTTCTTCTAAGCTAAACATATATTCTGGATTTAAACATTCAAGCCCGATTATGAAATCTAGCAACTGTCTTTTTTCTTTTGATGAAAATTTCATGATTTTATTCCTTATTTAATATTATTATAAGTATAATTTTACATTAAAAATTTATTTAATTCAATTTTTTAATTTTAATATAAGTAGGAAAAATAAATATTTTAATTTTTGAATTTATGTCAGTTTATATAATATTATGTTAGTTAAAAAATATTTTTATGGTATAATATGTAAATATAAATTTTAGAGGAAAATAAATAAGAGGAGATGTTTTTTTGAAAATATCTATATTGGCAAGTGGTAGTACGGGCAATAGTATTTATATAGAAAAAAATAATTTTCGCTGTCTTATAGACGCAGGTACGACCGGAAAAAGAATAACAGAAAACTTAAAAAAAATAGGTAGAGATATTAAGGATATAAATCATCTGTTCGTAACTCATGAGCATGTAGACCATATTAAGAGTGTTGGAGTTTTAGCAAGAAAATATAATATACCGATTTATGCCAACAAATTGACTTGGGAAAATATGAATATCGGTCAGATAGATACAGACTTAAAATTTCATTTTGAAAAAGATGAAACAAAAGATTTTGATGGAATTAGTATAAGTAGTTTTGGAGTAAGCCACGACGCAGCAAATCCACAATTTTACACCTTTGAAAGTGGCGGTAAAAAAGTTAGCATTCTTACAGATACTGGTTATATATCCGATAAAATGATAGAGCAAATTAAAAATTCTAATAGCCTAGTATATGAGAGTAACCACGAAGAAAATATTTTACTAAGTTGTTCATATCCCTGGAAAACAAAACAGAGAATATTATCTGACAGGGGACATTTGTCAAATACAGACGCGGCAAATTACCTAACAAAAATAATAGGAGATAAGACAAAAAATATCTATCTTGCCCACCTAAGTTTAGAAAATAATACTAAAGAATTGGCCTATATGACGGCAAGAGGAGTTCTATCTAACTATGGTTTTGACTGTGAAAATGATATAAATATTAAAGATACAGACCCGGAAGAACCGACCGACTTAATTTATATCTAATTTACTAAAATAAAATTTTAAGAAATTCATTAGAAGTCTATAAATAATAATTAAACATATATTTAAAGGAAACAGGAAATTTAAAACATATTCAATTAAATAATCAGAAAATTACATAATTTTCAGTAAAATATAAACAATTTACTATTGCAATTTGCTATAAAATCTTATAATATATATACTATGTTAAAAAATAATAACTACAAATCAGACTATTGATTTGTGAAACTCAGGGGAGGGGTAAATAGGTGAAAAAATTATTAGAAATTAAAAATTTAGAAACAGCATTTAGAATAAAAGATGATTATTTTAATGCAGTAGATGATGTAAGTTTAGACTTATATAGTAATGAAGTGTTGGCAATAGTTGGAGAGAGTGGTTGCGGTAAATCTACTTTGGCTACAACAGTTATGGGGCTACACAATGAAAACCTAACCCGCTCTACTGGAGAAATTATTTATAATAATAAAAATTTATTAGACCTATCTGAAGAAGAATTAAATAAGATAAGAACTAAAGAAATAGGAATGATTTTTCAAGACCCCCTATCATCTTTAAATCCACTACAAAGAATTGGGAAACAGATAGAAGAAGCTCTTGTATATCATACAGAAATGAAAAAAGAAGAACGTGAAAAACGTGTTATCGAATTATTAACACAAGTTGGAATACCAAATCCAGAGCGTTGTGCAAGACAGTATCCTCATGAACTTTCAGGTGGTATGCGTCAACGTGTTATGATAGCTATGGCCTTATCATGCAAACCGCAAATTATTATTGCCGACGAACCTACAACGGCGCTTGATGTTACAATTCAAGCACAAATTTTAGACTTGTTAAAAGAATTGCAAAGTGAAATTCATGCAGGAGTTATTTTAATTACACACGACCTTGGAGTAGTTGCCGAGATGGCTGACAGGGTTGCTGTATTTTATGCAGGACAAGTTGTGGAGTTAGGAAATGCAGAACAAATTTTTAAAAATTCTAAACATCCATACACAAGAAGTTTATTAAGAAGTATTCCCCAACTTGACGGAGAAGAAAATGATGCCCTTTATGCCATTGAAGGTATGGTGCCATCAATTAAAAATCTTGATAGACAAGGTTGTCGTTTTGCAGCTCGTGTGCCATGGTTAAAAGCAGAAGACCACGAAGAAAATCCAAAATTACATGAAGTAGAAGAGGGACATTTTGTTCGCTGTACTTGCCACGAAAAATTTACATTTCAGGGGGAGGATAAATAATGATAAAAATTGAAAATTTAAAAGTTCACTATCCAATCCGTGGTGGATTTTTCAATACAATTCAAAGTTACGTTCACGCAGTAGACGGAGTAGATATAGAAATAGGTGCGGGGAAAACATACGGACTAATCGGAGAATCTGGCTCTGGAAAAACTACTGTTGGAAAAGTTGTACTTGGTTTAGAAGAAGCAACGAATGGAACTATAACTTATAAAGACGAAGACGTAACTAAAAAAGCCAACAGAAAAAAATTAAACTATAATAAAGATGTGCAAATGATTTTTCAAGATGCCATGTCTAGTTTAAATCCTAGAAAAAGAATTATTGATATTATTTCTGAACCTATTAATAACTTTGATAACCTATCTGAAGAAGATACGAAAAAACGTATTTTAGAATTATTATCAATAGTCGGTATGGGTGAAGATGTCTTGTATAAATATCCATTTGAATTTTCAGGAGGACAAAGACAACGTATTGGTGTCGCTCGTGCAATAGCTTGTAATCCACGTCTTATAGTTGCTGATGAACCAGTTTCTGCCCTTGACCTTTCTGTGCAGGCACAAGTTCTAAACTTTATGAAAAAAATTCAAAGAGATTTTAATATTTCCTACCTATTTATTTCTCATGATTTAGGTGTTGTTAAACACATGTGTGATTATATTTATATCATGTATCGCGGAAGAATAGTTGAAAGAGGAACTCGTGATGATATTTACAACAATCCTCAACACATTTATACTAAACGTTTAATTGCTGCTATTCCAAGTACAAACTTAGACAAGGCAAAAGAAATTATTAAAATTCGTGAAGAAGTAGAAAAAGAGTATCAAAAACATCAAAATGATTATTTTGATAAGGACGGCAAAGTCTATGCTCTGAAAAAATTAACAGATACGCACTATGTAGCTATGAAAGGAGGGGAAAAATAATATGTGGAAAGTAATATTAAAGCGTGTTATCGTCATGATTCCTCAGTTATTTATTCTTAGTTTATTAGTGTTTGGTATGGCAAAATTAATGCCGGGCGACCCATTTTCAGGTCTTGCAGAAAATCCAAAAATTTCACAAGAACAAATCGAGCATATTCGTATGGCAAAAGGATTTTATGACCCATGGTATGAGCAGTACTGGCACTGGTTAAAAGATTTCTTTAAGGGTGATTTTGGTCTGAGTTATGTTACTGGTAAATCGGTAAATACCCTAGTTGGAGAAAGAATTTTTAATACCCTAAATCTTTCAATCCTAACAGCCATATTAACTTATGCAATAGCTATACCCCTAGGTATGTATGCAGGTAGATATAACAATTCAAAAGGAGATAAAGCTATCAACTTATATAATTTTGTAGCCTTGTCAGTTCCTAACTTTGTTCTTTATCTAGTTATGATTTTATTATTTGGTTTTCAATTAGGTTGGTTCCCAACAAGCGGTTCTGTTGATTTAGGTCTTCAACCAGGAACATTATCATATTTCATAAATAAATTACACCACTTAATCTTGCCAGCAACAACTATGGCATTACTAGGTACGGTTGGTACTATTCAATACTTGCGTAATGAAGTTATTGAAGCCAAACAAAGTGATTATGTTAAGACTGCCCGTTCAAAAGGTGTACCTATTAAGAGAGTATACTCAGGTCATATCTTTAGAAACTCTTTATTGCCGATAGCAGCTTTCTTTGGATTTACTATTACAGGATTATTTGCTGGTGGTATTTTTGTAGAAACAATTTTTGGTTATCCAGGTATGGGAGAATTATTCTTCAAGTCGGTAACAGATAGAGATTATAGTGTTGTTACAACATTAATGCTATTTTCAGGATTTTTAACACTGGTTGGTAGTGCTTTGTCAGATATTATCATGGCAATAGTAGACCCACGTATTAAGTTGGATTAGGAGGATTATTAAAATGACAGAAATTAAAAAAAATGAAGCTGTAACTAAATATCCTTCGGCATTTTCAGTTGTAGCACGTGAATTTAAAAAAGATAAGATTGCATTAGTATCATTAATTACTTTGAGTGCGATAATATTATTTGTTATTGGATTTAATATCTATATTCGTTTGACAGATTTATATGCCAGCTATCATGAAGTAAATATTTTAGATAGATTTTTATTACCGGGTGAAGATGGTTTCTTACTAGGTACAGATGCTGGAGGACATTCGGTGTTCGGCTGGTTAATGATGGGAATAGGAAATTCTCTTTTAATATCAGTTCTAGTAACTACTTTAACTGTTGGTTTTGGAACACTAGTAGGACTTACAATTTCTTACTATGGAGGAGCAGTAGATAATATTGCAATGCGTATTATTGACTTTTTAGTTATTCTTCCCTACCTAATGATTATCATAGTTTTCGTTAGTGTTTATAGGGGATATGGCGTGATAAGTTTTATCCTTATGCTTGCTATATTATCTTGGATGGGTTCTGCCCGTCTAGTACGTTCTAAGACTCTATCTGAATCAAGACGTGATTACGTTCTTGCTTCTAAAACTATGGGGACAAGTGATTTTAAAATTATGTTTAAAGGGATATTACCTAATATCGCCTCTATCATAATAGTAGAAGCAACCCTATTGCTAGTATCTAATATGGGTACAGAAGTAGCCCTAACATTTTTAGGTTTCGGTTTACCAGCGGGAACACCATCAATAGGAACTTTATTATCTTACGCTCGTGATGCTGATATTCTAGTTCATAGAATGTATATCTGGTTGCCAGCAGCCCTATCAATTTTAGTTTTAGCCTTATGCATAAACTATATTGGTCAAGCCCTACGTCGTGCCTTAGATGCAAGACAAAGATTATAAAAAAGAAGATTAGTTTTACTAATCTTCTTTTTTAGTGAGTAAATGTTTTTTAGATAAATTTTTAATGATATCTATATTTACTCAATTTCTTCCCTAGTTGTTTTTTCTTTTTTATGCTCTTTAAATATACTTCTAAACATTACTATAGCTGTGGTAATAGAAGAAATAGCAATTATTATTCCTAAAAATTCACTTTCAATAAAGTATTTATTTATAAAATAAATTAAAATATTAGTATATACAAGTATCTGATATTTGTCTGTAAACATTTTATCTCCTCCGCCTGCTTATATAAAATTTATTTTTTATCCCTTAATTATCTTATTATAACATATATTTTTTATAATTATAAGTCTATTTTTAATTTTATTTTATGCTAGTATGATAAAAAAGATTAGTATTTATAAAATTAGTAGACTTAGAAATAAAAAATTAAATTTTTATATTATTTGTCAAAAAATATTAGTTAAAGTATTTAATTAATATGCAGAATATATTTATAAGGATTGATAATATGAACTTGAAAAAATTATTTAAAATATCCCATATAGTTGATAATTTAAAAAATAAGAAAAAAATAAAAAATTATATAAGGATAACTTTATAAAATTTAATATACTTGTAAATACATTGCTAATAATTCTCATAAGTAATGATATCAGGAATAATCTTCAAGGTAAAACAATATTTACGATTATAGTCTTGTTATTAGTATCTTTATTTTTCAATAATTACATTTATGATTATAGAATTAATAATATAATAAAAATTTTAAGTTTGATAATGTTAATTTCATTATTCTTTTATTACAATGATTACCATAAGTGCTATATGGCTACGATAATTTTGATTATAGCAATTAATGTATTGCAAGATTTATTGTGATATAGTAAATTTTTGCTTTTAGGAGACGTGGCTATGATTAAAAATTTAATGTTTTTTATTTTTATTAAAAAAATATATTTATAAGAGAATTATCAGATATATATATTATCCTGTTCTTTTTCTGATAATATTAATGATAAAATTCAAAAAATTTGGATTAGTATACGAAAAAGACGACTAAGTAGTCGTCTTTTTAAATTTTCAAATTCAAATTTTACTACTAAACAGAAAAAATAATTTTATTATTTTTTATAATTATACTATTTTGCAAACGCAACACTCCTTATTGTACCATATATTTTTTAAATATAATACTTGTTTTTTGATTTTTTATATGTTATAATAAGAATGCAAATAGAAGAGATCACACTATTTAAAATATTAAAATTTTATTAATAAGGGGGACGATTAAAATGAATAAAAAAGTCAAAATTGCTAGTGCTATTTTAGCATCCAGCCTGCTTATCACACCAATCTCTGCTTTAGTTAGTAATTATGATAATGTGGCTAAGGCTGAGAATAGTAAACAAAAAAAGAAAGAGGTAGTGAGTAGAAAATTTTTATCTTCAGAAGAACATAAAAAAATAGTAGCTAAATTATATGAAGATAAACTTATCGATGACAATAAAAAGAAAGAAATAGAAAGTATATTACAGGATAGAAGCTTCGGGGGCTGGGTATGGGTTGAAAACTTTAGTGATGGGGCTAAAGATGTGCATATTCCAGGATGGTTGATTGCTGCTGGTTCTGTTGGAGGTGTAATAGCAGTAAATGAGGCTTTAGCAACTGTAGCAGCTTCTTCATCTTTAGTGGCTAAAATAATGGGAACTTCCTCTTATCGTGGTTTAACATGGCTTGCTAATTTAGCTGTAGGTTCTTTTACGTGGGACGCTATGAAAAATGGAATAGTTTTATACTACACTAATCCACAAGAAAAATTAATTTGTGCTTTTGGAAATTGCTACTATGATACTGTTTATACATTTAGTCATATGAGAATAGATTACTAATATGTTAAATGATATAATAAAATCTATCTTAAATTACAAGCAATTTTTTGATATATATGGCATAATATTAGTTACTATAAATTTAAATTTATTTTTTAGAATTGGAAGTAGCTGGCGTATAGGAAATTTCTATAATTTACACACTTTAAAAATAACTATTATATCCTCTATTCCGATAATTAGCTTAATATGTATAATAAGTTCAGATATGAATAAAGTAGCTCTGTTAAAAACAATAACTACATCTACTTTAACTTTAATGTTTTTTACTGTAATAGCAATAAAAATATTAAAAATTCATTATTTAAATTATAAAAATAAAGCTAATAAAAAAGACGACAAATAGTCGTCTTTTTAAATTTTCAAATTCAAATTTTAGTATTGAACAGAAAAAATAATAAAATTATTTTTTATAATTATACTATTTTGCAAACGCAACACTCCTTATTCTGCCATGTATTTTTTTAGATATAATACTTGTTTTTTGCCTTTGTATATGTTATAATAAAAATACAAATAGAAGTGATCACACTATTTAAAATATTAAAATTTTATTAATAAGGGGAGGCGATTAAAATTAATAAAAAATTAGCTTCAGGTCTTAATGGAATAGGTAAATTAGGTTCCCTTATATATAACGTTGCAAAACATCAAAAAAATTTAGGATATGGAAATGTAGAAGCCCTTAAAAGAGCTACTAGAATAGTATTAAAAAACTTCCCTGACAGAGATTTAGAAGCAATATATCAATTATTTGCAATTGATGGAGTAATAAGAAGTTGCACTTAAATAAATATATTATTTATATATTCTACTTATTTCCATTATCTATAACTATACAATTTTTAAATGCAATATTTTTAAAAAGTAATGTGATATATATAATATCTAATATTTTGTGTGCATTGTCAATTGGGGTATATTTATTTGCAATTTATTATAAGAAAAAATATAATAAAAAAGACGACAAATAGTCGTCTTTTTTAATGAAAAATATTTTTAACTCCCTAAATATATAAACTAAAAAATTTTTTAAATAATACAGTTTAATTTTAAAAGTGTACTATATAATTTTGCTTTAATTTAATAGTCATGAAAACTTTATAATCTAATGTTAATTTCCCTGTATTATTTATGTTTTTATCTTAATTAAATAGATGGCTGTTTTTCACTTTTTCCTTGCTTTATAATGTTTTATAAGCTATAATTAAAATGTAAGATATATCTTAGTAGAAAATATTTTAAAATATATTTAGTTGCAAATAAATATATTAAATTAAAAAATAAAGGAAAGAAATATCATAAAAAATCAAATCAAATTTACAAGTGCTGTTCTTTCAGCTAGTTTAATTATAGCTCCCATTATGCTTGGGAAAAAATTAGAGTAGCAGGAGGAGCTTTAGCATCTTTAGGGGCAGAGATACTAGGAATAAAAGGAGTGTCTGATAATTGTTTCGAATAAGTGATACAATAGCATTATTCATCGTAATATTCATTGTAATATTTTTATTAATAGAAAGTATTATATACAAAAAAAATATTTAAATTCCAGTAGAATTTTAACAAATTATTTATTGAGTAATAAAAAAGAATTAAAATATATAGCACATACTATTTATAATTGTAAAAATGAAATAGAAAAAATAAAAAAAATTAGAAAAATTTATAATTTAGATATATTGAATGCTAAAAAAATAATAAATAAAATTTATGAAATAAAAGACGACAAATAGTCGTCTTTTATTCGTTCATTCAAAATTATTTTTATTTCATAATAATTTATCCTCATATAAAAACATCCCTAATAAAGTAGAGGAGATTTAATCAAAAAAACTTTCTTGCTTAAATTTTTTAGTTTTCATTTCTTCTATTTCTAGCAAGTCTTTTTCTTGTCCGAAAATAAAGTCATCATTTTTCTTATAATTATCACTTTTAACTTTTTTACTTAACTTGTCAAAATTTCCCTTTTTAAAATCTAGGATAGCTTCTTTGGCTAGCTTGTCAACTTCTTCATTTAGACTAACGCCACTGTGGGCCTTAACCTTAATAAAATCAATTTCAACCTCTTGCATAATTTTTTTGGCAAAACTTGCATAATATTTTGTATAGTCAAGGTTGGCTTGCCAGTCGCCTTTAGCCCAAGCAGCTATGCCCATGTAGTCAAAGTAGATTGCTATTTTTTTAATCTTATTTTCTAGTGCATAGTTCATAACGAATTTTGCAGCTTCTAATTCTCCTGCTACATTGCGTAATTCTGCAATTTCTCTGTTGTTATTTGCTAGTTTTTTTACTATTTTATTTCCCTTATCAACAATAACAATTCCAGAGCCGTAAGTAAATGTTTCTACATCAAAACTACCGTCGATAAAGGCGTAAGTTTCATATTCATTTGTAGTATTTGGATTTTCTTTTATTTCATCTTTTAAAAAGTTTTGGGCATCTTGTAAACTAGCAAATGCTTTATATATTGCTCCCTTGTAGCCCTTAACCTGTATTTGACACTCTTCCCAAGTTTGAAAAATTCCTGTTTTTTGTCCTTTTTTTACTGCGTAAAATTTTGCCATATTCCTCCTAGATTAGTTCAACAATATTTTTAAAAATATCCCTATCCTTACTATATAAGTTGTAAATTCTGCTAACTCTTATGTCGTGTTCAAAAAATTCAGCATTATTTTTTTTCAATTTTTGATGGATATAAATTTCATTTTTATTATTTATTTCACGGATTAGATAAGTTTTATCCTTTTTTACAGCCAAGGCTCTGACGTGCTTGATAGCTGATAGCATTTCTTTTTTTGTAGATTTAGTCAGGATATTAATTAATATTCTACTAACTCTTTTTTTACTATATCTCTTAGAAGAAATTAAATTTACCAATTCTTCATAATTATTAGCAAGTAAATTGGCCTCGTATATCCTATTTTCTAAGCCCTCGGTAATA of the Gemella sp. zg-570 genome contains:
- a CDS encoding helix-turn-helix transcriptional regulator, with translation MKFSSKEKRQLLDFIIGLECLNPEYMFSLEEKQNKIDTIEFYTLYKALYNEISSHILDFNNVFCSPFYPMLQMTYRSLYKKQNIENVAEFLATIKTLTDEEIKFTLKMLIGSTACNDAETVKAIKNLQESGQVKYYLLQIYENPSQFIANTLKVFETIYPIYLNYFTKAEDLFSKKLEKVLAMDKAEIYKASINFLGSEKLSALQREYKDIKRISLEEAERCGNEIEVAPLMFGANRINIITKPNEGDTTFNNTHNKPIYCIGLDSIFYAKKMKKAEVISKKVLKALSDDTRLDILRMISFGLNTNKKLSKFFQVSPPAITYQTNILKEAGIIDTREYSSLYVKRDQLEYSLNQIQELLSLKGNSEH
- a CDS encoding viroplasmin family protein yields the protein MAKFYAVKKGQKTGIFQTWEECQIQVKGYKGAIYKAFASLQDAQNFLKDEIKENPNTTNEYETYAFIDGSFDVETFTYGSGIVIVDKGNKIVKKLANNNREIAELRNVAGELEAAKFVMNYALENKIKKIAIYFDYMGIAAWAKGDWQANLDYTKYYASFAKKIMQEVEIDFIKVKAHSGVSLNEEVDKLAKEAILDFKKGNFDKLSKKVKSDNYKKNDDFIFGQEKDLLEIEEMKTKKFKQESFFD
- a CDS encoding ABC transporter ATP-binding protein gives rise to the protein MKKLLEIKNLETAFRIKDDYFNAVDDVSLDLYSNEVLAIVGESGCGKSTLATTVMGLHNENLTRSTGEIIYNNKNLLDLSEEELNKIRTKEIGMIFQDPLSSLNPLQRIGKQIEEALVYHTEMKKEEREKRVIELLTQVGIPNPERCARQYPHELSGGMRQRVMIAMALSCKPQIIIADEPTTALDVTIQAQILDLLKELQSEIHAGVILITHDLGVVAEMADRVAVFYAGQVVELGNAEQIFKNSKHPYTRSLLRSIPQLDGEENDALYAIEGMVPSIKNLDRQGCRFAARVPWLKAEDHEENPKLHEVEEGHFVRCTCHEKFTFQGEDK
- a CDS encoding ATP-binding cassette domain-containing protein: MIKIENLKVHYPIRGGFFNTIQSYVHAVDGVDIEIGAGKTYGLIGESGSGKTTVGKVVLGLEEATNGTITYKDEDVTKKANRKKLNYNKDVQMIFQDAMSSLNPRKRIIDIISEPINNFDNLSEEDTKKRILELLSIVGMGEDVLYKYPFEFSGGQRQRIGVARAIACNPRLIVADEPVSALDLSVQAQVLNFMKKIQRDFNISYLFISHDLGVVKHMCDYIYIMYRGRIVERGTRDDIYNNPQHIYTKRLIAAIPSTNLDKAKEIIKIREEVEKEYQKHQNDYFDKDGKVYALKKLTDTHYVAMKGGEK
- the opp4B gene encoding oligopeptide ABC transporter permease, with the translated sequence MWKVILKRVIVMIPQLFILSLLVFGMAKLMPGDPFSGLAENPKISQEQIEHIRMAKGFYDPWYEQYWHWLKDFFKGDFGLSYVTGKSVNTLVGERIFNTLNLSILTAILTYAIAIPLGMYAGRYNNSKGDKAINLYNFVALSVPNFVLYLVMILLFGFQLGWFPTSGSVDLGLQPGTLSYFINKLHHLILPATTMALLGTVGTIQYLRNEVIEAKQSDYVKTARSKGVPIKRVYSGHIFRNSLLPIAAFFGFTITGLFAGGIFVETIFGYPGMGELFFKSVTDRDYSVVTTLMLFSGFLTLVGSALSDIIMAIVDPRIKLD
- a CDS encoding MBL fold metallo-hydrolase, coding for MKISILASGSTGNSIYIEKNNFRCLIDAGTTGKRITENLKKIGRDIKDINHLFVTHEHVDHIKSVGVLARKYNIPIYANKLTWENMNIGQIDTDLKFHFEKDETKDFDGISISSFGVSHDAANPQFYTFESGGKKVSILTDTGYISDKMIEQIKNSNSLVYESNHEENILLSCSYPWKTKQRILSDRGHLSNTDAANYLTKIIGDKTKNIYLAHLSLENNTKELAYMTARGVLSNYGFDCENDINIKDTDPEEPTDLIYI
- the yycI gene encoding two-component system regulatory protein YycI produces the protein MDWGKIKTLFIYLFLVFNLILISIYGYLVYKNRVVNYHEIEAIVASMKNDNITVKEVDNTKENLGYLSAVIKRVAEPDLSSKVGSYSYSFESKDGLEKLNIKLEKPLTNINSPNYKEVLSSFVNADLTKNKTYVFDAYLPKERVVNFRQTYEGVVINSNKNALIQFEVEDDGNIYRLSQTAFTDFKKENTTNIASYSQVINKLYHENLIPRDSEVKATIGYYTYISNVENQVLIPSWKVTISVKNKNIEKIYYVDAINIKILDKNE
- a CDS encoding ABC transporter permease, with product MTEIKKNEAVTKYPSAFSVVAREFKKDKIALVSLITLSAIILFVIGFNIYIRLTDLYASYHEVNILDRFLLPGEDGFLLGTDAGGHSVFGWLMMGIGNSLLISVLVTTLTVGFGTLVGLTISYYGGAVDNIAMRIIDFLVILPYLMIIIVFVSVYRGYGVISFILMLAILSWMGSARLVRSKTLSESRRDYVLASKTMGTSDFKIMFKGILPNIASIIIVEATLLLVSNMGTEVALTFLGFGLPAGTPSIGTLLSYARDADILVHRMYIWLPAALSILVLALCINYIGQALRRALDARQRL